In bacterium, the following are encoded in one genomic region:
- a CDS encoding CoA-transferase, which translates to MNAPYAPSELLAVSASRLLANGKVVFAGVGIPLLASALARVTHAPGLTVVVEGGSIGLEVEPGRLPISTNEMRAARRAVALPSITQIFLYAQRGYFDYGFLGGAQIDPYGNINTSVIGTVERPKVRLPGSGGACDIACLCREIMIVTRHERRRFVERLDFVTSPGQVDGEGGRRRAGLLFGRVTAVVTDLALLDFDPGTGRMRLAALQPGVEGEQVREQTGFELEVASDIRRLAAPTGQELALVRGLDPARVFLG; encoded by the coding sequence GTGAACGCGCCCTACGCCCCGTCCGAGCTGCTCGCGGTGTCGGCGAGCCGGCTGCTCGCGAACGGCAAAGTCGTGTTCGCCGGGGTGGGCATTCCGCTGCTCGCGTCGGCGCTCGCGCGCGTGACGCACGCCCCCGGCCTGACGGTCGTCGTGGAAGGCGGGTCGATCGGACTGGAGGTGGAGCCGGGGCGGCTGCCGATCTCCACGAACGAGATGCGGGCAGCGCGCCGGGCCGTGGCGCTGCCGTCGATCACGCAAATCTTCCTGTACGCGCAGCGCGGCTATTTCGATTACGGCTTCCTCGGCGGCGCGCAGATCGATCCCTACGGCAACATCAACACGAGCGTCATCGGCACGGTCGAGCGGCCCAAGGTGCGCCTCCCGGGCAGCGGCGGTGCCTGCGACATCGCCTGCCTCTGCCGCGAGATCATGATCGTCACGCGGCACGAGCGGCGCCGGTTCGTCGAGCGGCTCGACTTCGTGACGAGCCCCGGTCAGGTCGACGGGGAGGGCGGGCGGCGTCGCGCCGGGCTGCTCTTCGGCCGGGTCACCGCCGTCGTCACCGATCTCGCGCTCTTGGACTTCGACCCCGGGACCGGACGGATGCGCCTTGCGGCGCTGCAGCCGGGCGTGGAGGGCGAGCAGGTTCGCGAACAGACGGGATTCGAGCTGGAGGTCGCCTCGGACATCCGGCGCCTCGCGGCGCCGACCGGGCAGGAGCTCGCGCTCGTCCGCGGCCTCGATCCGGCGCGCGTCTTTCTCGGCTGA
- a CDS encoding alpha-ketoacid dehydrogenase subunit beta yields the protein MTYLEAIADGLRRAMRADSSVILFGEDVGVYGGAFKLSKGFLEEFGPSRVIDTPISEAAIVGAAVGAALVGLRPVVEMQFADFISNAFTQMVNVAATSAYRAGGCVPMVVRAPCGAGTHGGPFHSQSIEGYFFHTPGLKIVMPSTPADAKGLLLGAIGDPNPVLYLEHKALYRSQRGPVEDGLMIEPLGRAAVRRPGRHLTLLTYGMMAHRSLEAAERAAADGIAAEVIDLRTLLPLDLETIAESVGRTSRVLIVHEDRLRGGIGAEIAAYLGEHLFTSLDAPISRIGAPDTPVPYAPPLETAYLPSVDRIFEAITRLARW from the coding sequence ATGACGTACCTCGAGGCGATCGCGGACGGGCTGCGCCGCGCGATGCGCGCGGACTCCTCCGTGATTCTCTTCGGCGAGGACGTCGGCGTCTACGGGGGCGCGTTCAAGCTGAGCAAGGGGTTCCTCGAGGAGTTCGGACCGTCCCGCGTGATCGACACGCCGATCAGCGAGGCGGCCATCGTGGGCGCGGCGGTCGGCGCGGCGCTCGTCGGCCTGCGTCCCGTCGTCGAGATGCAGTTCGCGGACTTCATCTCGAACGCATTCACTCAGATGGTCAACGTGGCCGCCACGTCCGCCTACCGGGCGGGCGGCTGCGTGCCGATGGTCGTGCGGGCGCCGTGCGGAGCCGGCACCCACGGCGGCCCGTTTCACTCGCAGTCGATCGAAGGCTACTTTTTTCACACGCCGGGGCTCAAAATCGTGATGCCGTCGACGCCCGCCGACGCGAAGGGCCTCCTGCTCGGGGCGATCGGCGATCCGAACCCCGTCCTGTACCTGGAGCACAAGGCGCTGTATCGGTCGCAGCGCGGACCCGTCGAGGACGGCCTGATGATCGAGCCCCTCGGCCGCGCCGCGGTGCGCCGGCCCGGCCGGCATCTCACGCTCCTGACCTACGGGATGATGGCGCACCGGAGCCTCGAGGCCGCGGAGCGGGCCGCCGCGGACGGCATCGCGGCGGAGGTGATCGACCTGCGGACGCTCCTGCCGCTCGACCTCGAGACGATCGCCGAGTCCGTCGGGCGGACGAGCCGCGTGCTCATCGTTCACGAGGACCGGCTGCGGGGCGGGATCGGCGCGGAGATCGCCGCCTATCTCGGCGAGCATCTGTTCACGTCGCTCGACGCTCCGATCTCACGCATCGGCGCGCCCGATACGCCGGTGCCGTACGCGCCGCCGCTCGAGACGGCCTATCTGCCGAGCGTCGACCGCATCTTCGAAGCGATCACGCGCCTCGCCCGCTGGTAA
- a CDS encoding thiamine pyrophosphate-dependent dehydrogenase E1 component subunit alpha: MTDDTRAEPPAAITPDLVPADLERLCYYMMLQRLAEERVVKLYQTGQIVGACFTGWGHEAIAVGGAAALGPHDVAATLHRDLGARLVLGMPLGYYFANFLGRTGSPTRGREGNLHIGGLGPRILLHTDFVGGNVPIAAGAALGFTVRTEPRVAMAFFGEGTLATGEFHEAANLAAVLRLPLVLVCWNNQFALSTPLAREVVGPLDVRMAGYGMHACSIDGNDALAVYRAAREAVDRARTGGGPSFIEGRTMRVRGHSEADDASYVPRPMIEEGRRRDPVERFARYLVDAGAATAARLEELRAQALAEVDEAQAWAEASPPPDPAELEHGVYCEGTPWP; the protein is encoded by the coding sequence ATGACCGACGACACACGCGCGGAGCCACCCGCGGCGATCACGCCCGATCTCGTACCGGCGGACCTCGAGCGCCTCTGCTACTACATGATGCTCCAGCGGCTCGCCGAGGAGCGGGTCGTGAAGCTCTATCAGACGGGCCAGATCGTCGGCGCCTGCTTTACCGGCTGGGGGCACGAGGCGATCGCGGTCGGCGGCGCCGCGGCGCTGGGGCCGCACGACGTCGCGGCCACGCTGCACCGCGATCTCGGCGCGCGGCTCGTGCTGGGGATGCCGCTCGGCTACTACTTCGCCAATTTTCTCGGACGGACGGGCTCGCCGACGCGCGGCCGCGAGGGCAACCTGCACATCGGCGGCCTCGGGCCGCGCATCCTGCTCCACACCGACTTCGTCGGCGGCAACGTGCCCATCGCCGCCGGCGCCGCGCTCGGCTTCACCGTCCGCACGGAGCCGCGCGTCGCGATGGCGTTCTTCGGCGAGGGGACGCTCGCGACGGGCGAGTTCCACGAGGCGGCGAACCTCGCGGCCGTGCTGCGGCTGCCGCTGGTGCTCGTCTGCTGGAATAACCAGTTCGCGCTCTCCACGCCGCTTGCGCGCGAGGTCGTCGGACCGCTCGACGTCCGGATGGCCGGTTACGGCATGCACGCGTGCTCGATCGACGGCAACGACGCGCTGGCGGTGTACCGCGCCGCGCGCGAGGCGGTGGACCGCGCCCGAACCGGGGGCGGGCCGTCGTTCATCGAGGGGCGCACGATGCGGGTGCGGGGGCATTCCGAAGCCGACGACGCCTCGTACGTGCCGCGCCCGATGATCGAAGAGGGCCGCCGTCGCGACCCCGTCGAGCGGTTCGCCCGGTATCTCGTCGACGCCGGCGCGGCCACCGCGGCGCGACTCGAGGAACTGCGCGCCCAGGCGCTCGCGGAGGTGGACGAGGCGCAGGCCTGGGCGGAGGCGAGCCCGCCGCCCGACCCAGCGGAGCTCGAGCACGGCGTGTACTGCGAGGGCACGCCGTGGCCGTAA
- a CDS encoding LLM class flavin-dependent oxidoreductase: protein MARRGMRFGICTDQNLPWPTLVERWQYFERLGFDSIWDCDHLNQPSNPTGPYYEGWTLLAALAARTERIRVGVLVSCNTFRHPGLLAQEAVTVDHISNGRLELGFGAGWFVPEHERFGIPFPPSGELVVRFREAVQVLDSLLRNETTRFAGKYYQLQGAYVRPRPVQKPRPPLTLGAHGPRMLRICAEYADAWNSFGTVEEIRERNRILDEQCAAIGRDPQTIWRSFYGWASQMASQRLPDPWSSASAFQEIVGLYSAVGINEFIIDQPRPEQFAVLERVATDVIPELR, encoded by the coding sequence ATGGCCCGCCGCGGGATGCGCTTTGGCATCTGCACGGATCAGAACCTGCCTTGGCCCACGCTCGTCGAACGGTGGCAGTACTTCGAGCGCCTCGGCTTCGACAGCATCTGGGACTGCGACCACCTGAACCAGCCGAGCAACCCAACAGGACCGTACTACGAGGGATGGACGCTGCTTGCCGCCCTCGCGGCGCGCACGGAGCGGATCCGCGTCGGCGTCCTAGTGAGCTGCAATACGTTCCGCCACCCCGGCCTACTCGCCCAAGAGGCGGTCACTGTCGACCACATTTCGAACGGCCGCCTCGAGCTAGGCTTCGGGGCCGGGTGGTTCGTCCCCGAGCATGAGCGCTTCGGCATTCCCTTTCCGCCGAGCGGCGAGCTGGTCGTTCGCTTCCGCGAAGCGGTACAGGTCCTCGACAGCCTCTTGCGCAACGAGACTACGCGCTTCGCCGGCAAGTACTATCAGCTTCAGGGAGCCTATGTGCGGCCGCGGCCGGTGCAGAAGCCACGCCCGCCGCTCACGCTCGGGGCCCACGGACCGCGAATGCTTCGGATCTGTGCCGAGTACGCAGACGCCTGGAACTCGTTCGGCACCGTGGAGGAGATTCGTGAGCGCAACCGGATTCTGGACGAGCAGTGCGCGGCAATCGGGCGGGATCCCCAGACGATCTGGCGGTCGTTTTACGGATGGGCGAGTCAGATGGCGAGTCAGCGACTGCCCGATCCGTGGTCGAGCGCGTCCGCGTTCCAAGAGATCGTTGGCCTGTACAGCGCGGTCGGGATCAACGAGTTCATCATCGATCAGCCGCGCCCCGAGCAGTTCGCGGTCCTTGAGCGGGTCGCGACTGACGTGATTCCCGAGCTGCGCTAG
- a CDS encoding urea carboxylase-associated family protein: MAEPPALYDHGPGTPLEVDKAFYGRLAQDVEGRTLTERFVIPIRSGRAWTVPAGHLCRMITVDGPQVGDFNAWNRHNPRERFWASRTRQLHGTHVTAFDRLWSCLPYLRPMLTITADTVNYRVDEDGAGCHDLLGTRCDPYVYKMLNGDDFDFSCHSNLTRAVAPYHLTELDVHDVLNVFMVTGLRKDGRYFAKACPAKKGDYLEFFAEMDLLCALSTCPGGDLSAPIMGPHRGDPLSTCRPLAVEVFRPAPRLLEGWAPRPPVDYRGGHGLRSPESAGR; this comes from the coding sequence GTGGCAGAACCGCCCGCGCTGTACGATCACGGCCCCGGGACGCCGCTCGAGGTCGACAAGGCGTTCTACGGCCGGCTCGCCCAGGACGTGGAAGGGCGGACGCTCACCGAACGGTTCGTCATCCCGATCCGGTCCGGCCGGGCTTGGACGGTCCCGGCGGGGCACCTGTGCCGCATGATCACCGTCGACGGCCCGCAGGTCGGCGACTTCAACGCCTGGAACCGGCACAATCCCCGCGAGCGTTTCTGGGCCTCGCGCACCCGCCAGCTGCACGGCACGCATGTGACGGCCTTCGACCGACTGTGGTCGTGCCTGCCGTACCTGCGGCCGATGCTGACGATCACCGCGGACACGGTCAACTACCGGGTCGACGAGGACGGGGCCGGCTGCCACGACCTGTTGGGGACACGGTGCGATCCGTACGTGTATAAGATGCTGAACGGCGACGACTTCGATTTTTCGTGCCACTCCAACCTCACGCGCGCCGTCGCGCCGTATCATCTCACCGAACTGGACGTCCACGACGTCCTCAACGTGTTCATGGTGACCGGTCTGCGCAAGGACGGGCGGTACTTCGCGAAGGCATGCCCGGCGAAGAAGGGCGACTACCTCGAGTTTTTCGCGGAGATGGACCTGCTCTGCGCGCTCTCGACCTGCCCCGGCGGCGATCTCTCGGCGCCGATCATGGGCCCGCACCGCGGGGACCCGCTGTCCACCTGCCGGCCGCTCGCGGTGGAGGTGTTCCGGCCCGCGCCGCGGCTGCTCGAAGGCTGGGCGCCGCGTCCGCCCGTCGACTATCGGGGCGGGCACGGATTGCGTTCGCCCGAATCGGCCGGACGCTAG
- a CDS encoding ABC transporter ATP-binding protein, whose translation MSLLEVRDVVTAYGSIEALHGPSFHVDEGEIVALLGANGAGKTTALRTISGLLRPRSGEVHFAGERIDTRPAHEIVGLGLTQVPEGRWIFTLMTVEENLRLGAYIERRLPRGALDRVFALFPRLAERRGQLAGTLSGGEQQMLAMARALMTRPRLLLLDEPSMGLAPVLVHLIFQKISEINREGTTVLLVEQNASAALRLAHRAYVLENGRIALEGPAAELARNEAVRRAYLGIGARPRP comes from the coding sequence GTGAGTCTCCTCGAGGTGCGCGACGTCGTCACCGCGTACGGCAGCATCGAGGCGCTGCACGGGCCGTCCTTTCACGTCGACGAGGGGGAGATCGTCGCGCTCCTGGGCGCCAACGGCGCCGGCAAGACGACCGCGCTGCGCACGATCTCCGGCCTCCTGCGGCCGCGGTCCGGCGAGGTGCACTTCGCCGGAGAGCGGATCGACACCCGGCCGGCGCATGAGATCGTCGGCCTGGGCCTGACGCAGGTCCCGGAAGGACGGTGGATCTTCACGCTGATGACGGTCGAGGAGAATCTTCGGCTCGGCGCCTACATCGAGCGGCGCCTGCCGCGGGGCGCCCTCGACCGCGTCTTTGCGTTGTTTCCCCGTCTCGCGGAGCGGCGCGGGCAGCTGGCGGGCACGCTATCGGGGGGCGAACAGCAGATGCTGGCCATGGCGCGCGCGCTCATGACGAGGCCGCGGCTGCTTCTGCTCGACGAACCCTCGATGGGCCTCGCGCCCGTGCTGGTCCATCTGATCTTTCAGAAGATCTCGGAGATCAATCGGGAGGGGACGACGGTCCTTCTCGTCGAGCAGAACGCCAGCGCCGCGCTGCGCCTGGCGCACCGCGCCTACGTCCTGGAGAACGGCCGCATCGCGCTCGAGGGGCCCGCCGCCGAGCTGGCGCGGAACGAGGCGGTCCGGCGCGCCTACCTGGGCATCGGGGCGCGCCCCCGCCCGTGA
- a CDS encoding ABC transporter ATP-binding protein produces the protein MTAAFPPPADQPPATMKSQPADQPPALETGAVLDVEHLTMRFGGLVAVSDVSLTVRSREILSIIGPNGAGKTTVFNCITGFLRPTSGRITFEGKNLTGLRPDLVVRHGIARTFQMIRLFPDLGVDENVMIGLHGRIRAGTLDSLLHTPLHRREEAWVREETRQGLAFVGLEGHARRQARELAYGNQRRLEIARALATGPRLLILDEPASGMNPAEKAGLVQLVARIRDSGVTVLLIEHDMSVVMGISDRIIVLDHGVQIAEGVPDEIQRDPKVIEAYLGREDAE, from the coding sequence ATGACCGCCGCGTTTCCCCCGCCGGCGGACCAGCCGCCGGCCACGATGAAATCACAGCCGGCGGACCAGCCGCCGGCCCTGGAGACCGGCGCCGTTCTGGACGTCGAGCACCTCACGATGCGCTTCGGCGGCCTGGTCGCCGTGAGCGATGTGTCGTTGACCGTCCGGTCCCGGGAGATCCTGAGCATCATCGGTCCCAACGGCGCCGGGAAGACGACCGTGTTCAACTGCATCACCGGATTTCTGCGCCCCACCTCGGGCCGGATCACCTTCGAGGGGAAGAACCTCACGGGGCTGCGTCCCGATCTCGTGGTCAGGCACGGGATCGCGCGCACCTTCCAGATGATCCGCCTGTTTCCCGATCTCGGCGTGGATGAGAACGTGATGATCGGCCTCCACGGCCGGATCCGCGCGGGCACCCTCGACTCGCTGCTGCACACGCCCCTGCACCGGCGGGAGGAGGCGTGGGTCCGCGAGGAGACGCGCCAGGGCCTGGCGTTCGTTGGACTGGAGGGTCATGCGCGCCGGCAGGCGCGTGAGCTGGCCTACGGCAACCAGCGGCGCCTCGAGATCGCCCGGGCGCTTGCGACCGGTCCGCGCCTCTTGATCCTCGACGAACCGGCGAGCGGCATGAACCCCGCGGAAAAAGCCGGGCTCGTGCAGCTCGTCGCCCGGATCCGCGACTCCGGCGTCACGGTGCTGCTGATCGAGCACGACATGAGCGTCGTCATGGGGATCAGCGACCGGATCATCGTGCTGGACCACGGCGTCCAGATCGCCGAGGGCGTTCCGGACGAGATCCAGCGCGATCCCAAGGTGATCGAGGCCTACCTCGGCCGGGAGGACGCGGAGTGA
- a CDS encoding branched-chain amino acid ABC transporter permease, whose amino-acid sequence MNLRPDPSRPLYQTALTGAAVLAAIALPVFGTPYLIDVGTLVLVYVMLGLGLNVVVGFAGLLDLGYAAFFAIGAYTTAYFMVNTHMSFWLTLPIAACFTAVSGVIIGAPTLRMRSDYLAIVTLGFGEIVRIAATNLTFTGGPEGIYGIPHAKIGALVVRSPQALYFLGMAFALVVLIGSYNLSTSRLGRAWLAIREDEAAAQAAGINTVYFKLLAYVLGAIFAGAAGSFFAAKLTAINPSSFTFIQSVTILMVIILGGRGSLPGVILGAAVIIILPEVLRAFDQVRMLAFGIGLIVMMLLRPQGLWPSRYGRIEQLAVERSEAEAAAGVSAGGASAADSAASGAPS is encoded by the coding sequence GTGAACCTCCGCCCCGATCCGTCGCGCCCCCTGTATCAGACCGCGCTGACCGGAGCGGCCGTCCTGGCGGCGATCGCACTACCCGTGTTCGGCACGCCTTATCTGATCGACGTCGGGACGCTCGTCCTCGTCTACGTGATGCTCGGCCTCGGCCTCAACGTCGTGGTCGGGTTTGCCGGCCTGCTGGACCTCGGCTACGCGGCGTTCTTCGCGATCGGCGCCTACACGACGGCATACTTCATGGTCAACACGCACATGTCGTTCTGGCTCACGCTCCCGATCGCCGCCTGCTTCACCGCCGTCTCCGGCGTCATCATCGGCGCGCCCACGCTCAGGATGCGCAGCGACTATCTGGCGATCGTCACGCTGGGTTTCGGCGAGATCGTCCGCATCGCCGCCACGAATCTCACGTTTACCGGCGGGCCGGAGGGCATTTACGGCATTCCCCACGCGAAGATCGGCGCGCTCGTCGTGCGGTCGCCGCAGGCGCTGTACTTTCTCGGGATGGCGTTCGCGCTCGTCGTCCTCATCGGTAGTTATAATCTTTCCACGTCGCGGCTGGGACGCGCCTGGCTCGCCATCCGGGAGGACGAGGCCGCCGCCCAGGCGGCCGGCATCAATACCGTGTACTTCAAGTTGCTGGCCTACGTCCTGGGGGCCATCTTCGCCGGCGCGGCCGGCTCGTTCTTTGCGGCGAAGCTCACGGCGATCAACCCGTCGAGCTTCACGTTCATTCAATCCGTGACCATCCTCATGGTCATCATTCTGGGCGGCCGGGGGAGCCTGCCGGGCGTGATCCTGGGCGCCGCCGTCATCATCATCCTGCCCGAGGTGCTCCGCGCGTTCGATCAGGTCCGGATGCTCGCGTTCGGAATCGGCCTCATCGTCATGATGCTGCTGCGGCCGCAGGGACTGTGGCCCAGCCGCTACGGCCGCATCGAGCAACTGGCCGTCGAGCGCTCGGAGGCGGAGGCCGCGGCCGGGGTCTCCGCGGGCGGCGCGTCTGCGGCCGATTCGGCGGCGTCGGGAGCCCCGTCATGA
- a CDS encoding branched-chain amino acid ABC transporter permease yields MDIALQQLVNGLTVGAFYALIALGYTMVYGIIRLINFAHGDIYAVGAFLGLSTYGLMALLHIENALLTTLLALIVSMGCTGLLGMLMYRLAYRPLLHARLSILISAIGASLTLEYGLLLIYSPSFLVYPHLFGREGPSFAGIGISWLQVLIFVSSLVLMAALYVVVHRTKTGMAMRALAINQDAARLMGINVNRVIGLTFFMGSTLAAFAGVLTGLYYSQISFLMGFLIGLKAFTAAVLGGIGNIPGAVLGGFLLGILESLAAGYYSSRWKDVVAFAILIIILVVRPRGLLGERVVERM; encoded by the coding sequence ATGGACATCGCCCTGCAACAGCTGGTCAACGGGCTGACGGTCGGGGCGTTCTATGCCCTGATCGCGCTCGGGTACACCATGGTGTACGGCATCATCCGCCTCATTAACTTCGCGCACGGCGACATTTACGCGGTCGGCGCGTTCCTCGGGCTGTCGACGTACGGGCTGATGGCGCTCCTGCATATCGAGAACGCGCTCCTGACCACCCTGCTGGCGTTGATCGTGTCGATGGGCTGCACCGGGCTGCTCGGGATGCTGATGTACCGCCTGGCCTATCGCCCGCTGCTGCACGCGCGCCTCTCGATCCTCATTTCGGCGATCGGCGCCTCGTTGACGCTGGAGTACGGCCTCCTCCTCATCTACAGCCCGTCGTTTCTCGTCTACCCGCACCTGTTCGGCCGCGAGGGCCCGTCGTTCGCCGGCATCGGCATCTCGTGGCTCCAGGTCCTGATCTTCGTGTCGAGCCTCGTGCTGATGGCCGCGCTGTACGTCGTGGTGCATCGCACGAAGACCGGGATGGCGATGCGGGCGCTGGCGATCAACCAGGACGCGGCGCGTCTGATGGGCATCAACGTCAACCGGGTCATCGGTCTGACGTTCTTCATGGGATCCACGCTGGCCGCGTTCGCCGGCGTCCTGACCGGCCTCTACTACTCCCAGATCTCATTCCTGATGGGCTTCCTGATCGGGCTCAAGGCATTTACGGCCGCCGTGCTCGGCGGCATCGGCAACATTCCCGGCGCCGTCCTCGGCGGATTCCTGCTCGGGATCCTCGAGAGCCTGGCGGCCGGCTATTATTCCAGCCGGTGGAAGGACGTCGTCGCCTTCGCCATCCTCATCATCATCCTGGTGGTGCGGCCCCGGGGACTCCTCGGTGAACGCGTGGTCGAGCGGATGTGA
- a CDS encoding branched-chain amino acid ABC transporter substrate-binding protein, whose amino-acid sequence MRSVLAAAAMLALLLSVTVSGVGAQAATIKIGVPVPLSGGNAKMGSDIVQAATMAADEQNAKGGVLGRKLEIVSFDDACDAQQAVTAAHKLIDAGVVAVAGGYCSSAAIPASAVYHDAGVAFVADASSNPKLTDQGFENVFRVIGRDDQQGPYAAGFMTKELHAKKIAIIHDNTLYAKGLATATQDALKKMSGVQVVFFDAITPGEKDFSAALTKVKSLNPDVTYFTGYYPEGGLVAKQFKDLGVSGKFMAGDANNDPTFIKEAGPASTGVYITSTPLPQDQSTAKSFIARYTKRWKADPGPYSALEYDAVGVVINAMQRAKSANRASIIKALAATTAYQGATGKIAFDKKGDRTSVLYITYIIKGDKFVPTGM is encoded by the coding sequence ATGCGGAGCGTTCTTGCGGCGGCGGCGATGCTTGCGCTGCTGCTGTCCGTCACGGTTTCCGGCGTCGGCGCGCAGGCCGCGACGATCAAGATCGGGGTGCCGGTTCCGCTCTCGGGCGGCAACGCCAAGATGGGCAGCGATATCGTGCAGGCGGCGACGATGGCCGCGGATGAACAGAATGCCAAGGGCGGCGTCCTCGGGCGGAAGCTCGAGATCGTGTCGTTCGACGACGCCTGCGACGCGCAGCAGGCCGTGACGGCCGCGCACAAACTGATCGATGCCGGCGTGGTCGCGGTGGCCGGCGGCTACTGCTCGTCGGCGGCGATTCCGGCGAGCGCCGTGTATCACGACGCGGGGGTCGCGTTCGTGGCGGACGCGTCCAGCAACCCCAAGCTCACCGACCAGGGGTTCGAGAACGTGTTCCGGGTCATCGGCCGTGACGACCAGCAGGGTCCCTACGCCGCCGGCTTCATGACGAAGGAGCTTCACGCGAAGAAGATCGCGATCATCCACGACAACACGCTCTACGCCAAGGGCTTGGCCACGGCTACCCAGGACGCCCTCAAGAAGATGTCGGGCGTGCAGGTCGTCTTCTTCGACGCGATCACGCCGGGTGAAAAGGACTTCTCGGCCGCGCTGACCAAGGTGAAGAGCCTCAACCCCGACGTCACGTACTTCACCGGGTACTACCCCGAAGGCGGCCTGGTCGCCAAGCAGTTCAAGGATCTGGGCGTCTCCGGGAAGTTCATGGCCGGCGACGCGAACAACGACCCCACGTTCATCAAGGAGGCCGGCCCAGCATCCACGGGAGTCTACATCACGTCGACCCCGCTGCCGCAGGACCAGTCAACGGCCAAGTCGTTCATCGCCCGCTACACGAAGCGGTGGAAGGCGGATCCGGGCCCGTACTCGGCGCTCGAGTACGATGCCGTGGGCGTGGTGATCAACGCGATGCAGCGGGCCAAGAGTGCGAACCGCGCGTCCATCATCAAGGCCCTCGCGGCCACCACGGCCTATCAAGGCGCCACGGGGAAGATCGCCTTCGACAAGAAGGGCGACCGGACGAGCGTGCTCTACATCACGTACATTATCAAGGGCGACAAGTTCGTGCCCACCGGAATGTGA
- a CDS encoding urea carboxylase-associated family protein, with translation MEHPGITPSLIAFEETIPPRGGTAFPIKAGQVCRVVDLEGKQVADFICFNLHDFADKLSPENTQLLNGTLFLTTGHHLYSTKATRLMTITADTCGVHDLISGSCSEQTNAFRYGVRGTPNCRSNFERVLKPYGIPPAEIPYSFNVFMNTPISAEGRTGIQEPESKPGDYLDVRANVDLLIAISNCPQERNPCNAFNPTQLGVVVYEVEPTGKGAAIQAPGVG, from the coding sequence GTGGAGCATCCCGGGATCACGCCGTCGTTGATCGCCTTTGAGGAAACGATTCCGCCCCGCGGGGGCACGGCGTTTCCGATCAAGGCCGGGCAGGTGTGCCGCGTCGTGGACCTCGAGGGGAAGCAGGTGGCGGACTTCATCTGCTTCAACCTCCACGATTTCGCCGACAAGCTCTCCCCCGAGAACACGCAGTTGCTCAACGGCACCCTGTTCCTCACGACGGGCCACCACCTGTACTCCACGAAGGCGACGCGGCTCATGACGATCACGGCCGACACCTGCGGCGTCCACGACCTGATCAGCGGATCCTGCAGCGAGCAAACAAACGCGTTCCGCTACGGGGTGCGCGGCACGCCCAACTGCCGCAGCAACTTCGAGCGGGTGCTCAAGCCCTACGGGATTCCGCCGGCCGAAATCCCCTACTCCTTCAACGTCTTCATGAACACCCCGATCTCGGCCGAAGGGCGGACCGGCATCCAGGAGCCGGAATCGAAGCCCGGGGACTACCTCGACGTGCGCGCCAACGTCGATCTGCTCATCGCGATCTCAAACTGCCCGCAGGAGCGGAACCCCTGCAACGCCTTCAACCCCACGCAGCTCGGGGTCGTGGTGTACGAGGTGGAACCGACCGGCAAGGGCGCGGCCATCCAGGCGCCCGGCGTGGGCTAG